One stretch of Prunus persica cultivar Lovell chromosome G1, Prunus_persica_NCBIv2, whole genome shotgun sequence DNA includes these proteins:
- the LOC18792294 gene encoding ubiquinone biosynthesis protein COQ4 homolog, mitochondrial, which translates to MIGSARVRLNRWQQAAVAVGSAVGALLDPRRADLIAALGETTGKPAFERVLERMKKSPEGRAVLLEQPRVISVKVGHAWDLPENTFGAAYAKFMGSRNFSPDDRPPVRFMETDELAYVAMRAREVHDFWHTLFGLPTNLMGESALKVIEFEQMYLPMCLMSVIGGSARFSEKQRKLFFQHYFPWAIQAGMQCTDLMCIYYEQHFHEDLEDVRRKWGIIPAPAVPKQTRAA; encoded by the exons ATGATAGGAAGTGCTCGTGTTCGGCTGAACCGGTGGCAGCAGGCAGCCGTTGCGGTTGGCTCGGCTGTGGGCGCATTGCTGGACCCAAGAAGAGCTGACCTCATAGCAGCTCTTGGAGAGACAACTGGGAAGCCTGCATTTGAAAGAGTTCTTGAAAGAATGAAGAAGAGCCCTGAAGGCAGG GCTGTACTATTGGAGCAACCCCGTGTAATATCTGTAAAAGTGGGTCATGCTTGGGATCTACCAGAAAACACATTTGGTGCGGCCTATGCAAAGTTCATGGGGTCCAGGAACTTCTCCCCAGATGATCGACCGCCAGTGCGGTTCATGGAAACGGACGAGCTTGCATACGTGGCCATGAGGGCTCGCGAGGTGCACGACTTCTGGCACACCCTTTTTGGCCTTCCAACGAACTTGATGGGTGAATCGGCACTCAAGGTAATAGAGTTTGAGCAAATGTACCTTCCCATGTGCCTGATGTCCGTTATAGGGGGGTCGGCCAGATTCAGTGAGAAGCAAAGAAAATTGTTCTTTCAACACTACTTTCCTTGGGCCATCCAAGCCGGAATGCAGTGCACAGATctcatgtgtatatattatgaGCAGCACTTTCATGAGGACTTGGAGGATGTTCGGAGAAAATGGGGCATAATTCCTGCTCCTGCTGTTCCTAAACAAACCCGAGCAGCTTAA
- the LOC18793902 gene encoding cytochrome P450 78A5 gives MSLEYHLLFIPRMVLQSSVLGFEAFACLFLFMAVFGFWLFPGGLAWAFCKVRDFKAIPGPPGYPLIGSLTVFTGSTRHRVLAKMAKSLKAEALMSFSVGLTRFVISSQPETAKEILNSAAFANRPANETAYELLFYRAMGFAPYGEYWRNLRRIAATHLFSPKRMAGSEVFRREVGLKMAEEIRSLMVEKGEVQMKNVLHFGSLNNVMMTVFGRCYEFGEGGEGHELDKLVREGYELLGLFNWNNHFPFLGWLDLQGVRKRCRILVSKVNAFVGKIIEEHRLKKVKGDNFDTDCSGDFVDVLLAMENDHKLGDSDMIAVLWEMIFRGTDTVATLLEWVLARMVLHPEIQAKAQSEIDSAVGASRPVLGSDVPNLPYLQSIVKECLRVHPPGPLLSWARIAIHDVYVGENFIPAGTTAMVNMWAITHDEKVWSEPKLFRPERFMEEEVSVVGTDLRLAPFGSGRRVCPGRALGLASVQLWLAQLLQNFNWVPSERSDVDLSECLKLSMEMKSPLVCRAVPRFV, from the exons ATGTCACTCGAATACCACCTCTTGTTCATACCCAGGATGGTTCTTCAATCATCCGTTCTGGGCTTTGAGGCATTTGCTTGTTTGTTTCTGTTCATGGCCGTCTTTGGTTTCTGGCTCTTCCCCGGTGGCCTTGCTTGGGCTTTTTGCAAGGTCCGGGATTTCAAAGCGATTCCGGGTCCACCTGGTTATCCGCTTATCGGGTCACTCACTGTTTTCACTGGTTCTACGCGTCACCGAGTGCTTGCTAAGATGGCTAAGAGCCTCAAGGCCGAGGCTTTGATGTCTTTCTCCGTGGGGCTAACTCGGTTTGTCATCTCAAGCCAGCCAGAGACTGCTAAAGAAATTTTGAACAGCGCCGCTTTTGCCAATAGGCCTGCAAATGAGACGGCCTACGAGCTTTTGTTTTACAGAGCAATGGGGTTTGCGCCGTACGGAGAGTACTGGAGGAATTTGAGAAGGATAGCAGCAACCCATTTGTTTAGTCCTAAGAGAATGGCTGGCTCTGAAGTTTTTAGACGTGAAGTGGGGTTGAAAATGGCTGAGGAGATTAGGAGTTTGATGGTTGAGAAAGGTGAGGTTCAGATGAAAAACGTGCTTCATTTTGGGTCTTTGAACAACGTGATGATGACTGTGTTTGGGCGCTGCTATGAGTTTGGGGAAGGCGGCGAAGGGCATGAGCTTGATAAGCTGGTCAGGGAAGGGTATGAGCTGCTTGGTTTATTCAACTGGAACAACCATTTTCCATTTCTGGGTTGGTTGGATTTGCAGGGTGTGAGGAAGAGGTGCAGAATTTTGGTCTCAAAAGTGAATGCTTTTGTCGGAAAAATCATTGAAGAGCATAGGCTGAAGAAGGTCAAAGGTGACAACTTTGACACCGACTGCAGTGGGGATTTTGTTGATGTTTTGCTTGCTATGGAAAATGATCACAAACTCGGTGACTCTGACATGATCGCCGTGCTTTGG GAGATGATCTTCCGAGGAACTGACACAGTAGCTACTCTGCTAGAATGGGTTCTTGCAAGAATGGTTTTGCACCCAGAAATACAAGCCAAAGCCCAAAGTGAAATCGACTCTGCGGTTGGCGCCTCAAGGCCAGTTTTGGGTTCTGATGTCCCTAACCTGCCCTACCTCCAATCCATTGTGAAAGAGTGTCTGAGGGTGCACCCACCAGGGCCTTTGCTCTCATGGGCTCGCATTGCAATCCATGATGTTTATGTCGGTGAAAACTTCATCCCAGCAGGAACAACAGCCATGGTGAACATGTGGGCAATAACTCATGATGAAAAGGTCTGGTCTGAGCCAAAATTGTTTAGGCCCGAGCGTTTCATGGAAGAGGAAGTGAGCGTCGTGGGCACTGACCTGAGGCTGGCTCCCTTTGGTTCTGGGAGGAGGGTGTGCCCTGGAAGAGCCTTGGGATTGGCTTCTGTTCAACTCTGGCTGGCTCAGTTGCTTCAGAACTTCAATTGGGTTCCTTCTGAGAGAAGTGATGTGGATTTGTCCGAGTGTTTGAAACTGTCTATGGAGATGAAGAGCCCACTGGTTTGCAGGGCGGTTCCTAGGTTTGTTTGA